From the genome of Sphingomonas sp. HMP6, one region includes:
- a CDS encoding NifU family protein, which translates to MLIETETTPNPATLKFLPSRSVMEAGTRDFVTPEEAEASPLAEALFGLGDVTGVFFGRDFVSVTAASGTAWSDLKPEILGLMVDHFSAGMPLFKPGNAGGIAVPANDAFNDDPADADIVAQIKDLIETRIRPAVANDGGDIVYRGFEKGKVFLAMQGACAGCPSSSATLKNGIEQLLKYYVPEVTEVRAV; encoded by the coding sequence ATGCTGATAGAGACCGAAACAACGCCCAACCCGGCGACCCTGAAATTCCTCCCCAGCCGCAGTGTGATGGAGGCTGGCACGCGCGATTTCGTGACGCCCGAGGAGGCCGAGGCCTCCCCGCTCGCCGAAGCCTTGTTCGGTCTGGGCGACGTCACCGGGGTATTTTTCGGGCGCGACTTCGTCTCCGTCACCGCCGCATCCGGGACCGCATGGAGCGATCTGAAGCCGGAAATTCTGGGGCTTATGGTCGATCATTTCAGTGCGGGCATGCCGTTGTTCAAACCCGGCAACGCCGGTGGCATCGCGGTACCCGCAAACGACGCGTTCAACGATGACCCGGCCGATGCCGACATCGTCGCGCAGATCAAGGATCTGATCGAAACGCGCATCCGCCCGGCGGTTGCCAATGACGGCGGCGACATCGTCTATCGCGGCTTCGAAAAGGGCAAAGTGTTCCTGGCGATGCAGGGCGCCTGTGCAGGATGCCCGTCGTCCAGCGCGACGTTGAAGAACGGGATCGAGCAACTCCTGAAATATTACGTCCCCGAAGTCACCGAAGTGCGAGCCGTTTGA